In Notamacropus eugenii isolate mMacEug1 chromosome 1, mMacEug1.pri_v2, whole genome shotgun sequence, one genomic interval encodes:
- the CIITA gene encoding MHC class II transactivator isoform X2: MRQLRATDQCVAMESGPLAEGSYLGLLQSDFNPLQLLHFYDQPFSAEEEIEYSSDPDTDTINCDQVNRLWNAIEDEGTGEAYDRIAALAEYMFSDRHPETEGIFGNIGPDEVINENIDALTEIPQKSHKCQKRLFLDNPEPQSDSCEAKRRKPEASPATPLVTSSSEIVSSRNNLALKGSLSPLPGQVVNPSLLSTEETFLVPTNPVLTCLKVNGGPIQIIPTFPTLPQGVLHFTVENGVSNILLYPASSGGGAIIQSLPVSPDRHGSTSPFTPSAMDMPNMPEASALTSQDGKTESVEQFCNALHKAYADIPEDPNIHYIDLDLTRTQVEKNSKYLEKELVIQDWTERQKAHVGWREVFANTRGQKRETRVIAVLGKAGLGKSAWTQEVCRNWARGQLPQYEFVFHYKCRSLNMPGNDYCLKDMFFRLCHHPLEENEEVFKYILKHPNRILIILDSFEDLEGQDGFLNCPASPSPGEPRPIKGLLAGLFQRKLLRGCTLLITARPKGRFSQYLAKVDSLLEVQGFSPEQVESYFEKYFQNSPSDRDEALRLVRAQPYLLSHCYSPSVCLSLCQLCEKILGTKGPAQLPSTLTGLFVHLLCSVLRTREKKPSETWPRNCLAGLAELAWELGQRHCNVLREDQFPSTEVKEFAIWGDFVWPLPTAREPEMAFSTFLLQNFLGALRLTLSEEVKDKELPRYLALTPRKKKPYDNWLERVPHFLTGLLFQPLSSCLGLLGGVKQVELVCKRQKVLLNYLTRLQPETLGPGKLIELLHCAHEATDRHLWEHVIAGLPSCLSFWGVRLAPPDVHVLGEALKAAGKDFSLDLRNTSINLRGLGILVQLDCVTCFRASLSDTVWLWESLQQSGEYDLLRRSTEKFTIDPFKVKSMKDVEDLCSLVHIQRSGNAPIEACTPLPAIRDLKKLEFALGPVLGPQGFPKLVKILAAFSSLQHLDLETLSQNKIGDEGVSQLSAIFPELKSLETLNLSQNSITDVGAMELAKALPSLATSLVTLSLYNNCICDTGAENLASVLPNMVSLRVLDVQYNKFTRAGAQQLTASLKKCPHIETLAMWNPTIPYGVQEHLQQLDPRISLR, from the exons CGGCACTGGCAGAATACATGTTCTCAGATCGACACCCAGAGACAGAAGGCATTTTTG GGAACATTGGCCCAGATGAGGTGATCAACGAGAATATAGATGCTTTGACTGAGATACCACAGAAATCACACAAATGTCAGAAAAGAT TGTTTCTGGATAACCCTGAGCCTCAGTCAGACAGTTGCGAGGCCAAACGCAGAAAGCCAG aGGCATCCCCAGCTACTCCATTGGTAACCAGCAGTTCAGAGATAGTGTCTTCCAGAAACAATTTGGCCCTGAAGGgatctctgtctcctctcccagGCCAGGTTGTCAACCCCAGCCTGCTCTCCACAGAAGAAACCTTCTTGGTGCCTA CTAATCCTGTTCTCACCTGCCTAAAAGTCAACGGGGGACCCATCCAAATCATCCCCACCTTCCCTACTCTGCCCCAAGGTGTCCTCCACTTCACAGTGGAAAACGGGGTCTCCAACATCTTGCTATACCCAG CCTCATCAGGGGGAGGTGCCATCATTCAGAGTCTCCCAGTATCCCCTGACAGGCATGGCTCCACCAGTCCATTTACTCCATCAGCAATGGATATGCCCAACATGCCTGAGGCCTCAGCTCTAACCTCACAAGATGGAAAAACAG AGTCTGTGGAACAGTTCTGTAATGCTCTGCACAAAGCTTATGCAGATATTCCAGAGGATCCCAACATCCATTATATTGATCTAGACCTCACAAGAACCCAGGTGGAGAAAAATAGCAAgtatctggagaaggaactggtgATCCAGGActggacagagagacagaaggccCATGTGGGATGGAGAGAGGTGTTTGCCAACACCagaggacagaagagagagacGCGAGTGATTGCAGTACTGGGCAAGGCTGGTCTGGGCAAAAGTGCCTGGACCCAGGAGGTCTGTAGGAACTGGGCCCGGGGCCAGCTTCCCCAGTATGAATTTGTCTTTCACTACAAATGCCGCAGCCTGAACATGCCAGGGAATGACTACTGTTTGAAGGATATGTTTTTCAGACTCTGTCATCATCCactggaagagaatgaggaagtCTTCAAATACATTTTGAAGCACCCAAATCGTATTCTCATCATTCTGGACTCATTTGAGGATCTGGAGGGCCAAGATGGTTTTTTGAATTGTCCAGCCAGCCCCTCTCCTGGGGAGCCACGGCCCATCAAAGGGCTGCTGGCTGGCCTCTTCCAAAGGAAGCTCTTGAGGGGTTGCACGTTGCTGATCACAGCCAGGCCAAAGGGAAGGTTTAGTCAGTACTTGGCCAAGGTAGACAGCCTCCTGGAGGTGCAGGGCTTCTCTCCTGAGCAGGTGGAGTCTTACTTTGAAAAGTACTTCCAGAACTCACCATCAGACAGGGATGAGGCCTTGAGGCTTGTCCGGGCCCAGCCCTACCTGCTCAGTCACTGCTACAGCCCTTCTGTGTGCCTCTCCCTCTGTCAGCTTTGTGagaagattctgggcacaaaggGTCCTGCCCAACTTCCCTCCACACTTACGGGACTCTTTGTCCACCTCCTTTGCTCAGTACTGAGAACCAGGGAAAAGAAGCCATCTGAAACCTGGCCCAGGAACTGCCTGGCAGGCTTGGCAGAGTTGGCATGGGAACTGGGCCAGAGACATTGCAATGTCCTGAGAGAGGACCAGTTCCCCTCCACAGAAGTGAAGGAGTTTGCCATTTGGGGGGACTTTGTGTGGCCACTTCCAACAGCCAGGGAACCAGAGATGGCCTTCTCTACCTTTCTCCTGCAGAACTTCCTGGGTGCTTTGAGGCTGACACTTAGTGAGGAAGTAAAAGACAAAGAGCTCCCTAGATACCTAGCCCTGACCCCTAGAAAGAAGAAACCCTATGACAACTGGCTGGAGAGGGTACCCCACTTCCTGACTGGGCTTCTCTTCCAACCCCTGTCCTCCTGCCTTGGACTCCTTGGTGGGGTTAAGCAAGTTGAGCTTGTATGCAAGAGGCAGAAGGTACTCTTGAACTATCTGACCCGACTCCAGCCTGAGACACTGGGGCCTGGGAAGCTCATTGAATTGCTGCATTGTGCCCATGAGGCAACTGACAGACACCTATGGGAGCATGTAATAGCTGGACTACCCTCTTGTCTTTCCTTCTGGGGAGTACGACTGGCCCCACCAGATGTTCATGTTTTGGGTGAGGCCCTAAAAGCAGCTGGTAAGGACTTCTCCCTGGATCTCAGGAACACTTCCATTAATCTGCGTGGGCTAGGGATCCTGGTCCAACTTGATTGTGTCACCTGCTTCAG GGCATCTCTGAGTGACACAGTATGGCTGTGGGAATCCCTTCAGCAGAGTGGGGAATATGATCTACTCCGAAGATCCACTGAGAAGTTCACCATTGATCCTTTCAAGGTCAAGTCCATGAAGGATGTGGAGGACCTTTGTAGCCTGGTGCATATCCAACG CTCAGGAAATGCCCCTATAGAGGCCTGCACCCCTCTTCCTGCCATCAGAGACCTGAAGAAGCTTGAGTTTGC GCTTGGCCCAGTGTTGGGTCCCCAGGGCTTTCCGAAATTGGTTAAGATACTTGCAGCTTTTTCATCCCTTCAGCATTTGGA CCTGGAAACCCTGAGTCAAAACAAGATTGGGGATGAAGGTGTATCTCAGCtctctgccatctttccagaGCTAAAGTCTTTGGAAACCCTGAA TTTGTCTCAGAACAGCATCACTGATGTGGGAGCCATGGAGTTGGCCAAGGCTCTGCCATCTCTGGCAACATCGCTTGTTACACTGAG CTTGTACAACAACTGCATCTGTGATACTGGAGCTGAGAACCTCGCTAGCGTGCTTCCCAACATGGTGTCCCTGAGGGTGCTGGA TGTCCAGTACAACAAGTTCACAAGGGCAGGAGCCCAGCAACTCACAGCCAGTCTGAAGAAATGTCCACATATTGAGACGCTGGC GATGTGGAACCCCACCATTCCTTATGGTGTTCAGGAACATCTACAACAGCTGGATCCTAGAATAAGCTTGCGGTAA
- the CIITA gene encoding MHC class II transactivator isoform X3 — protein sequence MESGPLAEGSYLGLLQSDFNPLQLLHFYDQPFSAEEEIEYSSDPDTDTINCDQVNRLWNAIEDEGTGEAYDRIAALAEYMFSDRHPETEGIFGNIGPDEVINENIDALTEIPQKSHKCQKRLFLDNPEPQSDSCEAKRRKPEASPATPLVTSSSEIVSSRNNLALKGSLSPLPGQVVNPSLLSTEETFLVPTNPVLTCLKVNGGPIQIIPTFPTLPQGVLHFTVENGVSNILLYPASSGGGAIIQSLPVSPDRHGSTSPFTPSAMDMPNMPEASALTSQDGKTESVEQFCNALHKAYADIPEDPNIHYIDLDLTRTQVEKNSKYLEKELVIQDWTERQKAHVGWREVFANTRGQKRETRVIAVLGKAGLGKSAWTQEVCRNWARGQLPQYEFVFHYKCRSLNMPGNDYCLKDMFFRLCHHPLEENEEVFKYILKHPNRILIILDSFEDLEGQDGFLNCPASPSPGEPRPIKGLLAGLFQRKLLRGCTLLITARPKGRFSQYLAKVDSLLEVQGFSPEQVESYFEKYFQNSPSDRDEALRLVRAQPYLLSHCYSPSVCLSLCQLCEKILGTKGPAQLPSTLTGLFVHLLCSVLRTREKKPSETWPRNCLAGLAELAWELGQRHCNVLREDQFPSTEVKEFAIWGDFVWPLPTAREPEMAFSTFLLQNFLGALRLTLSEEVKDKELPRYLALTPRKKKPYDNWLERVPHFLTGLLFQPLSSCLGLLGGVKQVELVCKRQKVLLNYLTRLQPETLGPGKLIELLHCAHEATDRHLWEHVIAGLPSCLSFWGVRLAPPDVHVLGEALKAAGKDFSLDLRNTSINLRGLGILVQLDCVTCFRASLSDTVWLWESLQQSGEYDLLRRSTEKFTIDPFKVKSMKDVEDLCSLVHIQRSGNAPIEACTPLPAIRDLKKLEFALGPVLGPQGFPKLVKILAAFSSLQHLDLETLSQNKIGDEGVSQLSAIFPELKSLETLNLSQNSITDVGAMELAKALPSLATSLVTLSLYNNCICDTGAENLASVLPNMVSLRVLDVQYNKFTRAGAQQLTASLKKCPHIETLAMWNPTIPYGVQEHLQQLDPRISLR from the exons CGGCACTGGCAGAATACATGTTCTCAGATCGACACCCAGAGACAGAAGGCATTTTTG GGAACATTGGCCCAGATGAGGTGATCAACGAGAATATAGATGCTTTGACTGAGATACCACAGAAATCACACAAATGTCAGAAAAGAT TGTTTCTGGATAACCCTGAGCCTCAGTCAGACAGTTGCGAGGCCAAACGCAGAAAGCCAG aGGCATCCCCAGCTACTCCATTGGTAACCAGCAGTTCAGAGATAGTGTCTTCCAGAAACAATTTGGCCCTGAAGGgatctctgtctcctctcccagGCCAGGTTGTCAACCCCAGCCTGCTCTCCACAGAAGAAACCTTCTTGGTGCCTA CTAATCCTGTTCTCACCTGCCTAAAAGTCAACGGGGGACCCATCCAAATCATCCCCACCTTCCCTACTCTGCCCCAAGGTGTCCTCCACTTCACAGTGGAAAACGGGGTCTCCAACATCTTGCTATACCCAG CCTCATCAGGGGGAGGTGCCATCATTCAGAGTCTCCCAGTATCCCCTGACAGGCATGGCTCCACCAGTCCATTTACTCCATCAGCAATGGATATGCCCAACATGCCTGAGGCCTCAGCTCTAACCTCACAAGATGGAAAAACAG AGTCTGTGGAACAGTTCTGTAATGCTCTGCACAAAGCTTATGCAGATATTCCAGAGGATCCCAACATCCATTATATTGATCTAGACCTCACAAGAACCCAGGTGGAGAAAAATAGCAAgtatctggagaaggaactggtgATCCAGGActggacagagagacagaaggccCATGTGGGATGGAGAGAGGTGTTTGCCAACACCagaggacagaagagagagacGCGAGTGATTGCAGTACTGGGCAAGGCTGGTCTGGGCAAAAGTGCCTGGACCCAGGAGGTCTGTAGGAACTGGGCCCGGGGCCAGCTTCCCCAGTATGAATTTGTCTTTCACTACAAATGCCGCAGCCTGAACATGCCAGGGAATGACTACTGTTTGAAGGATATGTTTTTCAGACTCTGTCATCATCCactggaagagaatgaggaagtCTTCAAATACATTTTGAAGCACCCAAATCGTATTCTCATCATTCTGGACTCATTTGAGGATCTGGAGGGCCAAGATGGTTTTTTGAATTGTCCAGCCAGCCCCTCTCCTGGGGAGCCACGGCCCATCAAAGGGCTGCTGGCTGGCCTCTTCCAAAGGAAGCTCTTGAGGGGTTGCACGTTGCTGATCACAGCCAGGCCAAAGGGAAGGTTTAGTCAGTACTTGGCCAAGGTAGACAGCCTCCTGGAGGTGCAGGGCTTCTCTCCTGAGCAGGTGGAGTCTTACTTTGAAAAGTACTTCCAGAACTCACCATCAGACAGGGATGAGGCCTTGAGGCTTGTCCGGGCCCAGCCCTACCTGCTCAGTCACTGCTACAGCCCTTCTGTGTGCCTCTCCCTCTGTCAGCTTTGTGagaagattctgggcacaaaggGTCCTGCCCAACTTCCCTCCACACTTACGGGACTCTTTGTCCACCTCCTTTGCTCAGTACTGAGAACCAGGGAAAAGAAGCCATCTGAAACCTGGCCCAGGAACTGCCTGGCAGGCTTGGCAGAGTTGGCATGGGAACTGGGCCAGAGACATTGCAATGTCCTGAGAGAGGACCAGTTCCCCTCCACAGAAGTGAAGGAGTTTGCCATTTGGGGGGACTTTGTGTGGCCACTTCCAACAGCCAGGGAACCAGAGATGGCCTTCTCTACCTTTCTCCTGCAGAACTTCCTGGGTGCTTTGAGGCTGACACTTAGTGAGGAAGTAAAAGACAAAGAGCTCCCTAGATACCTAGCCCTGACCCCTAGAAAGAAGAAACCCTATGACAACTGGCTGGAGAGGGTACCCCACTTCCTGACTGGGCTTCTCTTCCAACCCCTGTCCTCCTGCCTTGGACTCCTTGGTGGGGTTAAGCAAGTTGAGCTTGTATGCAAGAGGCAGAAGGTACTCTTGAACTATCTGACCCGACTCCAGCCTGAGACACTGGGGCCTGGGAAGCTCATTGAATTGCTGCATTGTGCCCATGAGGCAACTGACAGACACCTATGGGAGCATGTAATAGCTGGACTACCCTCTTGTCTTTCCTTCTGGGGAGTACGACTGGCCCCACCAGATGTTCATGTTTTGGGTGAGGCCCTAAAAGCAGCTGGTAAGGACTTCTCCCTGGATCTCAGGAACACTTCCATTAATCTGCGTGGGCTAGGGATCCTGGTCCAACTTGATTGTGTCACCTGCTTCAG GGCATCTCTGAGTGACACAGTATGGCTGTGGGAATCCCTTCAGCAGAGTGGGGAATATGATCTACTCCGAAGATCCACTGAGAAGTTCACCATTGATCCTTTCAAGGTCAAGTCCATGAAGGATGTGGAGGACCTTTGTAGCCTGGTGCATATCCAACG CTCAGGAAATGCCCCTATAGAGGCCTGCACCCCTCTTCCTGCCATCAGAGACCTGAAGAAGCTTGAGTTTGC GCTTGGCCCAGTGTTGGGTCCCCAGGGCTTTCCGAAATTGGTTAAGATACTTGCAGCTTTTTCATCCCTTCAGCATTTGGA CCTGGAAACCCTGAGTCAAAACAAGATTGGGGATGAAGGTGTATCTCAGCtctctgccatctttccagaGCTAAAGTCTTTGGAAACCCTGAA TTTGTCTCAGAACAGCATCACTGATGTGGGAGCCATGGAGTTGGCCAAGGCTCTGCCATCTCTGGCAACATCGCTTGTTACACTGAG CTTGTACAACAACTGCATCTGTGATACTGGAGCTGAGAACCTCGCTAGCGTGCTTCCCAACATGGTGTCCCTGAGGGTGCTGGA TGTCCAGTACAACAAGTTCACAAGGGCAGGAGCCCAGCAACTCACAGCCAGTCTGAAGAAATGTCCACATATTGAGACGCTGGC GATGTGGAACCCCACCATTCCTTATGGTGTTCAGGAACATCTACAACAGCTGGATCCTAGAATAAGCTTGCGGTAA